In the genome of Fusarium fujikuroi IMI 58289 draft genome, chromosome FFUJ_chr02, one region contains:
- a CDS encoding probable SWR1-DEAH-box protein, putative RNA helicase, whose amino-acid sequence MPETASPANVQPKSDPDAIKDENAPEAHVNGDDALNGMTNGHDETNGDVPESQPNGHVHDDERPAKRRRTRESTPPRTPKKIKPESPPWKKISADGPTSFTENGRRKSGRINTLPIETNTKTRSTRRSGANSNASKPKAEIQLTNGNSRKMPNGSHKASPATKAPSKQTPASTPKSSKKPTETRPSRSTRRRSPSPKASTRSRRSARFSDVKDDIQESKNATNRSPRIKLRVGRSGDIPLVHPDQVRKKPKISTSFEDFWARAGDIPVEDGGLLASEDGPPYTDEMAVKDARTILRIEQEVEPGGLLSQGRCSVFLPEAEEEPPRQWARQDHMVKAMMNFRKLMLAEQQRHRLTAKKVAEACRDEWLRRQPKSEEEIEAEQRAIWISRYRVVVKALFGTWENVRVEVNRRRLAEWEQEEQKRVKAALNEAVNLSEQKLQARRAGLDSEQLSEEEEDGFDDLSDDMSMDDDDDLDLASGEDGDSEDDPDSDIMSSDEEEGDEEEDLKDVGDENLTQEQLQAKYAHIPELEKPDAETPITEQSRDDTDAVDTAQATATENADTSDESVDMDDDMGSTDMESDQEGDNESEEESDEDAGGGLLGLLFGKSELKKMNDEAATEGPTENGDTEMADAEESTPKVNGEVEGVSVEKPEVAETEGTDIAKKTPTPTLETNAPDVAEDVPVDGDTITEAPAEGSTPQDTEVVMTEPEEQEPAQTLPSENRRLASEQPTNPPSRAHSMSPPPTSETKPSELDTASSGEMVVVDKTGPSRSASPQQSSNHKIDVPFLLRGTLREYQRDGLDWLAGLYANSTNGILADEMGLGKTIQTIALLAHLACEHEVWGPHLVVVPTSVMLNWEMEFKKWCPGFKILAYYGSQEERKRKRQGWNNDDVWNVCITSYQLVLQDQQVFKRRRWHYMILDEAHNIKNFKSQRWQTLLGFNTQARLLLTGTPLQNNLTELWSLLFFLMPAENGVGGFADLQEFHDWFAKPESQILESGREQMDDEARAIISKLHKVLRPYLLRRLKADVEKQMPAKYEHVEFCRLSKRQRELYDGFLSRNDTKETLNSGNYLSIINCLMQLRKVCNHPDLFVDRPIMTSFRMSKSVVSDYDFIEQRVQKLLLDPKPMKDVSLGFLNLIPTQSESLSTTQAERISQLSSHRILMDLKEAQRTRAHQANDHLDPSTVASNIAYLESGARWGRFEELQHCVYLNALRRQKKPIYGKNLVELLTIGTDKRPYKPRPKVPRMVMSWFEEESRLIQSMIPTVNQRADSFKTTIEKFSCVTPAVVTRDMDQFVLGRKGIEAFTDEDLKLSKPVRWAPFLPKEAPPDPWHEGRMRLSIQFPDKRLLQYDCGKLQVLDKLLRKLQTGGHRALIFTQMTKVLDILEQFLNIHGHKYLRLDGATKVEQRQILTDRFNNDPRILCFILSTRSGGLGINLTGADTVIFYDQDWNPAMDKQCQDRCHRIGQTRDVHIYRLVSEHTIEANILRKASQKQMLDDVVIQEGEFTTDYFNKLSVRDVLSDKLDTKSEGLDAADAALDRVLGGPDTNTDQRRVGRALEQAEDREDVAAARVAEKEIQADDADFTEKPSNNASGTSTARQGTPAGKSVLDGGLDDLDTPQVEEEPEYNAWGHKMHNIDDYMLNTMAEQLKDTKLELPKDKKKGKKKGKDTRKR is encoded by the coding sequence ATGCCCGAGACCGCGTCGCCCGCCAACGTGCAGCCCAAGTCGGACCCTGATGCCATCAAGGACGAGAACGCGCCCGAGGCGCATGTCAATGGTGATGACGCGTTGAACGGGATGACTAATGGTCACGATGAGACGAACGGTGATGTACCAGAATCACAGCCAAACGGTCATGTCCATGACGATGAACGACCTGCAAAAAGACGACGCACACGAGAATCGACACCTCCACGTACGCCAAAAAAGATCAAGCCCGAGTCGCCACCATGGAAGAAGATATCTGCCGACGGCCCAACGTCATTCACGGAAAATGGACGTCGAAAATCGGGCCGCATCAATACACTCCCAATCGAAACAAATACAAAAACCCGAAGCACGAGACGATCTGGCGCAAATTCAAATGCTTCCAAACCAAAGGCAGAAATTCAGTTGACTAATGGCAACTCGAGAAAGATGCCCAACGGCTCACACAAAGCTAGCCCCGCCACCAAAGCTCCCTCGAAGCAAACACCCGCGTCGACTCCAAAATCTTCAAAAAAGCCTACAGAAACCCGACCTTCCCGTTCCACCCGACGTCGAAGCCCTTCTCCAAAAGCCTcgaccagatcaagaagatccgcACGATTTAGTGATGTTAAAGACGACATTCAAGAATCGAAAAATGCTACCAATCGATCGCCCCGCATTAAGTTACGAGTCGGACGATCTGGCGATATTCCTCTAGTACATCCTGATCAAGTCCGAAAGAAACCCAAGATCAGTACGAGCTTTGAAGACTTTTGGGCTCGAGCTGGTGACATCCCTGTTGAGGACGGTGGACTCCTTGCGTCTGAAGATGGCCCTCCTTATACTGATGAAATGGCCGTCAAGGACGCGCGCACCATTCTTCGAATTGAACAAGAAGTCGAACCTGGCGGGCTACTCTCCCAGGGGCGCTGCTCAGTATTTCTTCCGGAAGCAGAGGAAGAGCCGCCCAGGCAATGGGCTCGACAAGACCACATGGTCAAGGCTATGATGAACTTTCGAAAACTGATGCTGGCTGAACAACAACGGCATCGATTGACCGCGAAAAAAGTGGCCGAGGCCTGTCGAGACGAGTGGCTACGGCGCCAACCAAAGTCAGAAGAGGAGATCGAAGCGGAACAGAGGGCGATATGGATATCTCGATATCGTGTTGTGGTGAAGGCACTTTTCGGTACATGGGAGAATGTTCGTGTTGAAGTCAATCGCCGAAGGTTGGCCGAATGGGAACAAGAAGAGCAGAAGAGGGTCAAGGCAGCTTTGAATGAAGCTGTTAACCTCTCTGAGCAGAAGCTACAAGCCCGGAGAGCAGGATTGGATTCTGAGCAACTTtcggaagaggaagaggatggatTCGATGATCTTAGCGACGACATGAGCatggacgacgacgatgacctTGACTTGGCGTCGGGAGAAGACGGAGATAGCGAAGACGACCCCGACAGCGATATAATGTcatcagatgaagaagagggtgacgaagaggaggatttgaaggatgttggtgatgagaactTGACACAAGAACAGCTGCAAGCAAAGTATGCCCATATACCAGAACTTGAAAAGCCGGACGCAGAAACACCGATCACCGAACAAAGCCGGGATGACACTGATGCAGTCGATACTGCCCAAGCAACCGCGACAGAAAATGCCGACACGAGTGATGAGTCTGTTGacatggatgatgatatggggTCTACAGATATGGAGAGTGATCAGGAGGGAGACAATGAATCGGAAGAAGAgtctgatgaagatgctggagGTGGCCTGCTGGGACTTCTTTTTGGCAAGtcagagctgaagaagatgaacgaTGAAGCTGCGACAGAGGGGCCAACCGAGAATGGGGATACCGAGATGGCTGACGCAGAAGAGTCTACGCCAAAGGTCAACGGTGAGGTTGAGGGAGTTTCTGTTGAGAAGCCCGAAGTGGCAGAAACTGAAGGCACCGACATTGCAAAGAAGACCCCAACACCGACTCTAGAGACTAATGCACCTGACGTGGCTGAGGATGTCCCGGTCGATGGCGATACCATCACTGAGGCCCCGGCGGAGGGCTCCACGCCACAAGACACTGAGGTTGTCATGACAGAACCTGAGGAACAAGAACCCGCGCAAACTCTGCCCTCGGAAAACCGCAGATTAGCATCAGAACAACCTACTAATCCTCCCAGTCGTGCACATAGTATGTCTCCTCCTCCTACATCAGAAACCAAGCCATCTGAGCTGGACACGGCTTCTTCTGGGGAGATGGTGGTTGTAGACAAGACTGGACCAAGTCGATCTGCTTCACCACAGCAATCATCAAACCACAAGATTGATgtcccttttcttcttagAGGCACACTACGAGAGTATCAGCGCGATGGACTTGACTGGCTGGCAGGTCTTTACGCCAATAGCACCAACGGTATTCTTGCCGATGAAATGGGTCTGGGCAAGACGATTCAGACTATCGCTCTTCTTGCACATCTAGCATGTGAACACGAGGTATGGGGACCGCATCTTGTTGTAGTCCCTACCAGTGTCATGCTCAATTGGGAAATGGAGTTCAAGAAATGGTGCCCTGGCTTTAAAATTTTGGCATACTACGGATCTCAGGAGGAACGAAAACGCAAGCGACAAGGCTGGAACAATGATGATGTGTGGAATGTTTGTATCACCTCATATCAACTTGtccttcaagatcaacaagtgTTCAAGCGACGTCGCTGGCACTACATGATCCTTGACGAAGCacacaacatcaagaacttcaaaTCTCAAAGATGGCAGACGCTACTTGGCTTCAATACTCAAGCCAGGCTGCTACTTACAGGCACACCTCTCCAGAATAACCTCACAGAGCTTTGGtcgctcctcttcttcctcatgcCAGCCGAAAATGGGGTTGGTGGTTTCGCCGACCTACAAGAGTTTCACGATTGGTTCGCAAAGCCTGAGTCACAAATTCTCGAGAGTGGAAGAGAACAGATGGACGACGAGGCACGAGCTATTATCTCGAAGCTACACAAAGTTCTGCGACCCTATCTACTCCGACGATTGAAAGCCGACGTTGAAAAGCAAATGCCTGCCAAGTATGAGCATGTTGAGTTTTGCCGACTCTCCAAGCGACAACGTGAGCTCTACGATGGGTTCCTTTCACGGAACGACACCAAAGAGACACTCAACTCTGGCAATTATCtgtccatcatcaactgTCTCATGCAGCTGCGAAAGGTCTGCAATCACCCAGATCTCTTCGTTGACCGACCAATCATGACATCCTTCCGAATGAGCAAGTCGGTCGTCTCAGACTACGACTTTATCGAGCAAAGGGTTCAGAAGCTACTTCTTGATCCCAAACCCATGAAAGACGTCAGCCTCGgctttctcaacctcattccTACTCAATCCGAATCCCTCTCAACCACACAAGCCGAGCGAATCTCACAACTCAGCTCTCATCGAATATTAATGGACCTTAAAGAGGCTCAACGAACCCGAGCACACCAAGCAAACGACCACCTAGATCCTTCAACAGTCGCATCGAATATCGCATACTTGGAGAGTGGCGCAAGATGGGGACGTTTTGAAGAGCTTCAACATTGCGTATATCTTAATGCCTTACGCCGCCAGAAGAAGCCCATTTATGGCAAGAACTTGGTAGAGTTATTAACTATTGGTACCGACAAGAGACCATACAAGCCCCGTCCTAAAGTCCCTCGAATGGTAATGTCTTGGTTCGAAGAGGAATCGAGGCTCATTCAGTCGATGATACCGACTGTCAATCAACGTGCCGACAGCTTCAAGACGACCATTGAGAAGTTCTCTTGTGTCACGCCTGCGGTTGTGACCAGAGACATGGATCAATTTGTTCTCGGCCGCAAAGGAATTGAAGCATTTACAGACGAGGACCTCAAACTCTCGAAACCCGTCCGATGGGCACCATTCCTACCGAAAGAAGCACCACCCGATCCTTGGCATGAAGGGCGCATGCGACTCAGCATTCAATTCCCCGATAAGCGTCTGTTACAATACGACTGCGGAAAGCTCCAAGTTTTGGACAAGCTGCTGCGAAAGCTTCAGACTGGTGGTCATCGCGCCCTTATCTTTACACAGATGACCAAGGTCTTGGACATTCTCGAACAATTCTTGAACATACACGGTCACAAGTACCTCCGTCTGGATGGTGCTACCAAGGTGGAACAGCGACAAATCCTTACCGATCGATTCAACAATGACCCGCGAATTCTGTGCTTCATCCTGTCTACTCGATCGGGCGGTCTCGGCATCAATCTTACAGGTGCTGATACCGTCATCTTTTACGACCAAGATTGGAACCCCGCCATGGACAAGCAGTGTCAAGATCGATGTCATCGTATTGGACAAACTCGTGATGTACACATCTACCGTCTAGTCAGTGAACACACAATTGAAGCCAACATTCTTCGCAAAGCTTCACAGAAGCAGATGCTAGATGATGTGGTCATTCAAGAAGGAGAGTTCACGACTGACTACTTCAACAAACTCTCTGTGCGGGACGTCCTCAGCGACAAACTTGACACGAAGAGCGAAGGATTGGATGCTGCAGACGCTGCCTTGGATAGAGTCCTCGGCGGCCCTGACACCAATACTGATCAACGACGGGTCGGCCGTGCGCTTGAACAAGCAGAAGACAGAGAGGATGTTGCAGCTGCGCGTGTCGCAGAGAAGGAAATCCAAGCAGACGATGCTGACTTTACCGAAAAGCCCAGCAACAATGCTTCCGGCACATCAACAGCGCGACAAGGTACTCCCGCCGGCAAGTCTGTTCTCGACGGCGGACTCGATGACCTCGACACACctcaagtggaagaagaaccGGAGTATAACGCATGGGGCCACAAAATGCACAACATCGACGACTACATGCTCAACACAATGGCAGAGCAACTCAAAGACACGAAACTCGAACTTCCCAAGGACAaaaagaaagggaagaagaagggcaaggacaCACgcaaaagataa
- a CDS encoding related to tol protein produces the protein MAPNLKSVVSKNIRDHTTRTVLRKALEEKDGKTLEQSRETAAMISDWEKLGEKRGRQSLENVDKAIQEKKPDVDGMTDEELSRISIHISSAEEESGEKSDEKVKDEETAKFDEYKHHQFIRRWGLFQDSDGRDEEWFIADPPVLEETNPEYLCDMCRHIDFKVLLSQRGLPGNQLPGQSRISVYGIPKVMDENSHCSFCRLIRKRVIQSETLADVHPDDWPGMQLSISTLDDGLEFPLRLEVELSDLDRSKVSRLVIHPVENDRDQLQPLQGLAVQKDSADLSRLREWLQTCTKSHKSTEIVSIEYLKPLMGKLRVIDTVENCVKEVDTPFDYICLSYVWGTGSQTQYTTRTRDQLSKPGGLGNVELPQTILDAIKVTRELGVRYIWIDALCITQDDKDDKARIISNMGTIYANAVLSIMASSNANPTDGLPGVGIPRSQEQSIEKLQGITLAVALQDARQKYFDIEDRLWNTRAWTFQERVLSRRSVYFTESQMCFVCPHGACFEDTVPVSDPISYAMTPFNDHLQLTSRIHNLWARIWSDPTQAAYINKAFATEDDMTIFVGEDPTTGEASEDGAPLYKYKAIPSSDTIDAPLIKGHTLWEAYAHAVDAYTKRNMTWQSDAVNAFIGIADLIRRGTNTKFWHAMPEFALTRSLLWYPKEPLSRRRSPDGKILFPSWSWAAWQGYVTYRGRGFHNAVCYAPVSMIMWLKSATVDEFMETFVQVERTQEEIDETRRQAESSRLLLHKTDLWSLLHIDCYEHGWTVEHNEDRNQHLFVHEAYPDMKFEFPINLPHEPIVELPFEDTLYFRAKAVSVRICEKPSESYLASPIQDNFIQIGVNDEDRSANNRRPWQRILYHQGYRAGSLSLNVSLEHLNIPSTTEEVKNSPVKYFLVAISRDSLSYVAPPPIGWEMYWDGDPMRMQYEILQEEWLERRRLPDAPDKSVKPSSEKVNETGDPRWDMGRFGTTSVLDVCNVLLLREARDGVSERVGVGKINYSAFFAAKPEPDVFYLS, from the coding sequence ATGGCACCGAATCTAAAATCAGTCGTTTCCAAAAACATTCGCGACCATACAACAAGAACAGTCCTCAGAAAGGCCCtggaagaaaaagatggaAAGACCTTGGAACAATCACGAGAGACCGCTGCTATGATCAGCGACTGGGAGAAACTCGGCGAGAAAAGGGGAAGACAAAGTCTGGAGAATGTTGATAAGGCTATACAGGAAAAGAAGCCGGATGTTGATGGTATGACGGATGAGGAGCTCAGTCGAATCAGCATTCATATTTCTTCCGCTGAAGAAGAATCTGGAGAAAAGTCAGATGAGAAAGTGAAAGATGAGGAAACGGCCAAGTTTGATGAGTATAAGCATCATCAGTTTATACGCAGATGGGGGCTATTTCAGGACTCGGATGGGCGTGATGAGGAGTGGTTCATCGCTGATCCGCCTGTTCTTGAAGAGACGAATCCTGAATATCTGTGCGATATGTGTCGACACATTGATTTCAAAGTCCTTCTATCACAACGAGGCTTACCAGGCAATCAACTACCAGGACAGTCCCGCATCTCAGTTTACGGCATCCCCAAGGTCATGGATGAGAACAGTCATTGTTCTTTCTGTAGACTGATCCGAAAGAGAGTTATTCAGAGTGAGACACTCGCGGACGTTCATCCTGATGATTGGCCGGGGATGCAATTGAGCATCAGCACTTTGGATGATGGACTGGAGTTTCCTCTAAGGCTGGAAGTCGAACTCTCAGATCTTGATCGTTCAAAGGTTTCAAGACTGGTGATACATCCAGTAGAGAACGATAGGGATCAATTACAGCCTCTTCAGGGTCTTGCGGTTCAAAAGGATTCTGCTGATTTATCTCGCCTTAGAGAATGGCTTCAGACGTGCACCAAGAGTCATAAATCAACAGAAATTGTCTCTATTGAATATCTCAAGCCTCTCATGGGTAAACTACGAGTCATCGACACTGTTGAAAACTGTGTGAAGGAGGTCGACACCCCATTCGATTATATCTGTCTTTCTTATGTCTGGGGAACCGGCAGCCAGACACAGTACACTACCAGAACCAGAGACCAGCTCAGTAAACCCGGAGGTCTGGGCAACGTCGAACTTCCGCAAACTATTCTTGATGCTATCAAAGTCACGAGAGAGCTTGGCGTGCGTTATATCTGGATCGACGCCCTGTGCATCACGCAAGATGACAAGGACGACAAAGCTAGGATCATATCTAATATGGGAACTATCTATGCCAATGCAGTGCTatcaatcatggcttcttccaacGCCAACCCCACCGATGGACTCCCAGGCGTTGGTATCCCTCGATCACAAGAGCAGAGCATAGAAAAACTCCAAGGAATCACTCTTGCCGTCGCACTTCAAGATGCTAGACAGAAGTATTTCGATATTGAAGATCGATTGTGGAATACCAGAGCATGGACTTTTCAAGAACGAGTCCTCTCAAGACGATCAGTCTACTTCACCGAGTCGCAGATGTGCTTTGTCTGTCCCCACGGAGCCTGCTTCGAGGATACTGTTCCTGTCTCTGACCCCATTTCATACGCCATGACGCCTTTCAATGACCATCTCCAGCTAACATCTCGAATTCACAACTTGTGGGCTCGTATATGGTCGGATCCAACTCAGGCTGCATACATCAATAAAGCCTTCGCAACAGAAGACGACATGACGATTTTTGTCGGCGAAGACCCAACTACTGGCGAAGCTTCAGAGGATGGTGCCCCATTATACAAATACAAAGCCATCCCGAGCTCAGATACAATCGATGCACCTCTCATCAAGGGGCATACACTCTGGGAAGCGTACGCTCACGCTGTTGATGCTTATACAAAGAGAAACATGACGTGGCAGTCCGACGCCGTGAATGCCTTTATCGGTATTGCAGACCTTATTCGTCGCGGCACAAATACCAAGTTCTGGCATGCCATGCCGGAATTTGCTCTCACAAGATCTCTCCTATGGTACCCCAAAGAACCCCTTTCTCGGCGACGATCACCAGATGGAAAGATTTTGTTTCCCAGTTGGTCTTGGGCAGCTTGGCAAGGGTACGTCACGTATCGTGGTAGAGGTTTCCATAACGCGGTGTGCTATGCCCCAGTTAGCATGATAATGTGGCTGAAGTCAGCTACAGTTGACGAATTCATGGAGACGTTTGTGCAAGTGGAGAGAACGCAGGAAGAAAtcgacgagacgagacgccAAGCTGAGAGTTCACGTCTTTTGTTGCACAAGACTGATCTTTGGTCTCTTTTGCATATTGACTGCTACGAGCATGGATGGACGGTTGAGCATAACGAGGACCGGAATCAGCATCTCTTTGTGCACGAGGCGTATCCGGACATGAAATTCGAGTTTCCGATCAATCTTCCTCATGAGCCTATCGTGGAGTTACCCTTCGAAGACACTTTATACTTTCGTGCAAAAGCGGTGTCAGTTCGAATATGTGAGAAGCCATCTGAGTCGTACCTAGCGTCACCCATACAGGACAACTTCATCCAGATAGGAGTCAACGATGAGGATCGATCAGCCAACAACCGTCGGCCGTGGCAGCGTATCCTCTACCATCAAGGCTATCGTGCTGGAAGTCTGAGTCTCAACGTCTCGCTTGAACATCTCAACATTCCGTCGACAACCGAAGAGGTCAAGAATTCTCCAGTGAAGTACTTCCTAGTGGCCATATCTCGCGACAGTCTTTCATACGTTGCACCTCCACCCATTGGTTGGGAAATGTACTGGGATGGTGATCCGATGA